The following proteins come from a genomic window of Shewanella halifaxensis HAW-EB4:
- a CDS encoding RidA family protein — protein sequence MSSDIIKLSRNTENAPKNAVSTQTVAFSHYNNISAQLPIDPKTGEIVIGCIKNQAKQCLANIKAIVESIDHVMDDVVKINIFVKNISDIDHIDEIYTEFFQGPLPTRTVVAVAALPINDALVQIDALISNGEGTAPQAPCALVKVSRNTANAPKGLYSQTVAFSHYNNLSSQLPIDPKTGEMIMGGIEEQTEQCLNNIKAILESIDHVMDDVVKTTIFVKNISDIEAVNKVCMKFFPSYVPARTIVNVSALPMDALIQIDTAVSHGDGTPPQLPEDTRLLIIEASNTEHAPKVPYSHTVAFSHYNHISGQLPLDPKTNKIIVGDVAAQAKQCLKNIQEIVKSVDHVMDDIVKINLQLKNIADIDVVNNVYNTFFKSDLPARTVIGVSAIPMDALIQIDAVVSNCEGTPP from the coding sequence ATGAGTAGCGATATCATAAAGCTTTCAAGAAACACTGAAAATGCACCAAAAAATGCTGTATCGACACAGACTGTCGCTTTTTCTCATTACAATAATATTTCAGCTCAATTACCTATCGATCCTAAAACGGGTGAAATTGTAATTGGCTGTATAAAAAATCAAGCGAAGCAATGCTTAGCAAATATTAAAGCAATTGTAGAGAGCATCGACCACGTTATGGACGACGTCGTTAAAATCAATATATTCGTTAAAAATATCTCAGATATTGATCATATAGACGAAATTTATACCGAATTTTTCCAAGGCCCCCTTCCTACACGGACGGTCGTTGCAGTTGCAGCCTTACCAATAAATGATGCTTTAGTGCAAATTGATGCACTTATCTCAAACGGAGAAGGTACAGCTCCACAAGCCCCCTGTGCTCTGGTTAAAGTATCAAGAAACACAGCCAATGCACCTAAAGGCTTATATTCGCAAACTGTCGCATTTTCTCATTATAATAATCTTTCATCTCAATTACCTATCGATCCAAAAACAGGTGAAATGATAATGGGGGGGATAGAAGAACAGACTGAGCAGTGCTTAAACAACATTAAAGCGATTTTGGAAAGTATCGACCACGTTATGGACGATGTAGTAAAAACAACCATATTCGTTAAAAACATCTCGGATATTGAAGCTGTAAACAAAGTTTGCATGAAATTTTTCCCAAGCTATGTTCCTGCACGGACAATAGTTAACGTTTCAGCTTTACCTATGGATGCTTTAATACAAATTGATACTGCTGTGTCACATGGAGATGGTACCCCACCACAACTTCCTGAAGATACCCGTCTACTTATCATAGAAGCAAGCAATACGGAACATGCACCAAAAGTGCCATACTCACATACTGTCGCATTTTCTCATTACAATCATATTTCAGGTCAACTACCTTTAGACCCGAAAACTAATAAAATAATCGTTGGTGATGTAGCAGCACAGGCTAAACAATGTTTAAAAAATATCCAAGAAATTGTGAAAAGTGTCGATCACGTTATGGACGATATCGTAAAAATAAATCTTCAACTTAAAAATATTGCAGATATTGATGTTGTAAACAACGTTTACAACACATTTTTTAAGAGTGATCTTCCTGCAAGAACAGTCATTGGCGTTTCAGCTATCCCTATGGATGCTTTAATACAAATTGATGCCGTTGTTTCTAATTGTGAAGGTACACCGCCATAG
- the pyrB gene encoding aspartate carbamoyltransferase: MTNTIYNKNIISISDLSRSELELIVATANELKQNPRPELLKNKVVASCFFEASTRTRLSFETAVQRLGGSIIGFPDGGNTSLGKKGETLADSVQVISSYCDAFFIRHNQEGAARLASEFSSVPVINGGDGSNQHPTQTLLDLFSIYETQGTLEKLQVAFVGDLKYGRTVHSLTQALSLFDCEFHFVAPKALLMPDYIIDELKEKGCKYTLHETLDEIMDSLDILYMTRVQKERFDETEYQHLKSSFILTANMLKGVKDNLKILHPLPRVDEITTDVDSTPYAYYFQQAKNGVYARQALLTLVLTNEFGDL, encoded by the coding sequence ATGACTAATACTATTTATAATAAAAATATAATATCGATCTCTGATCTGTCTCGTTCAGAACTTGAGCTTATTGTTGCCACAGCAAACGAATTGAAACAAAATCCACGTCCTGAATTATTGAAAAATAAGGTTGTCGCAAGTTGTTTTTTTGAGGCTTCGACGCGTACTAGGCTATCTTTTGAGACTGCAGTACAACGGCTAGGGGGAAGCATTATTGGCTTTCCGGATGGAGGTAACACTTCATTAGGCAAGAAAGGTGAAACCTTGGCCGATTCGGTACAAGTAATTTCTTCCTACTGCGATGCTTTCTTTATTCGTCATAATCAAGAGGGTGCCGCTCGCCTTGCGAGTGAGTTTTCATCGGTACCCGTTATTAATGGAGGGGATGGTTCGAATCAGCATCCGACTCAGACCTTGCTCGACTTATTCAGCATTTATGAAACACAAGGTACCTTAGAGAAGTTACAAGTGGCTTTTGTCGGTGATCTAAAATATGGTCGCACGGTACACTCTTTAACTCAGGCCTTATCCCTTTTCGATTGTGAATTTCATTTTGTTGCTCCTAAAGCACTATTAATGCCGGACTATATTATCGATGAACTTAAAGAGAAAGGATGCAAATATACTCTGCATGAAACGTTAGATGAAATTATGGATAGCCTAGATATCTTGTATATGACTCGTGTACAGAAGGAACGTTTTGACGAAACTGAATATCAACACTTAAAATCTAGCTTCATTCTAACTGCAAACATGCTTAAGGGTGTGAAAGATAATCTAAAAATCCTACATCCTTTGCCTAGAGTCGATGAAATCACCACTGATGTTGATAGCACACCTTATGCATATTACTTCCAACAAGCAAAAAATGGTGTATATGCCCGTCAAGCTCTACTCACCTTAGTTTTAACAAATGAATTTGGAGACCTGTGA
- a CDS encoding DMT family transporter produces the protein MNFLKNAKHVGFASAFGAATLMGLVGFFARNIDAQGDVIAFSRMLFGMILFFIILKSLNRIGDLKKYKLSPSMVFSGIFMGVCLSAYVASTQLTSIANAVFFIYIGPIISTVLAIIFLKEPLKPITIFSIAFVFIGMMFIVGLVHFTPEGISFGMSFSKDTFIGDMLGLASGVGYGLFLFLGRYRTEVPGDVRSFWNFLFALIGICSLFLFTNPSTSQMTSSDWVWWIGIGLVCGFGALSLCTIATKNLLAVEFACISYWECVVASIIGILVFTEPLSGVQMVGGLLIIIGGVSEMVVSLLQNTKKKRLAASL, from the coding sequence ATGAACTTTTTAAAAAATGCAAAACATGTTGGTTTTGCCAGTGCTTTCGGGGCTGCAACCCTAATGGGGTTAGTTGGTTTTTTTGCCCGAAATATTGATGCACAAGGTGATGTAATTGCTTTTTCTAGAATGCTATTCGGTATGATACTTTTTTTTATCATTCTAAAATCTTTAAATCGAATCGGAGACTTGAAAAAATATAAACTATCACCTTCCATGGTATTTAGTGGTATATTTATGGGTGTATGCTTATCTGCTTATGTTGCATCAACTCAGCTCACGTCAATAGCAAATGCAGTTTTCTTTATCTATATTGGCCCTATCATCTCGACTGTGTTAGCCATTATTTTTTTAAAAGAACCTCTTAAGCCTATTACCATATTCTCAATAGCCTTTGTATTCATTGGAATGATGTTTATTGTTGGGTTAGTCCACTTTACACCAGAGGGTATTTCATTTGGCATGAGTTTCTCAAAAGATACTTTCATCGGTGATATGCTTGGTTTAGCTTCTGGTGTTGGTTATGGTCTCTTTTTATTCTTAGGAAGATATAGAACTGAGGTCCCCGGTGATGTTCGTTCATTCTGGAATTTTTTATTCGCACTAATTGGTATTTGTTCTCTATTTTTATTTACCAATCCTTCCACTTCACAAATGACAAGTAGTGATTGGGTATGGTGGATAGGGATTGGTTTAGTCTGTGGTTTCGGTGCACTATCTCTTTGTACCATTGCAACTAAAAATCTATTAGCAGTTGAATTTGCTTGTATCTCATATTGGGAATGTGTAGTCGCTTCAATTATTGGTATTCTCGTATTCACTGAACCACTGTCAGGAGTGCAGATGGTAGGCGGTTTACTGATTATTATTGGAGGGGTAAGTGAAATGGTCGTGAGTTTGCTACAAAATACCAAGAAAAAAAGATTGGCAGCAAGTCTATAA
- the argF gene encoding ornithine carbamoyltransferase, which yields MAFNLKNRNFLKLLDYTPAEIMFLLNLSIDLKKAKYAGIEQKKLAGKNIALIFEKSSTRTRCAFEVAAFDQGAFVTYLGPSGSQIGHKESMKDTARVLGRMYDGIEYRGFGQEIVEELGQYAGVPVWNGLTDEFHPTQILADFMTMMEHLPGTPLNKIKFAYMGDARFNMGNSLMVGAAKMGMEIHLVAPKAYWPDEKLVRECLDIAETTGAKIVLTENVETGVAGMDFIYTDVWVSMGEAKEAWAERIRVMTPYQVNMDVIKQTGNPQVKFMHCLPAFHDEHTTMGKEIEQTYNMKGLEVTDDVFESHHSIVFDEAENRMHTIKAVMVATLGA from the coding sequence ATGGCTTTTAACTTAAAAAATCGTAATTTTCTAAAATTATTAGACTATACACCTGCTGAAATCATGTTCCTGCTTAATTTATCAATTGATCTTAAAAAAGCCAAGTACGCTGGCATTGAGCAAAAAAAACTAGCGGGTAAAAACATAGCACTAATTTTTGAAAAATCCTCAACCCGTACCCGCTGCGCTTTTGAAGTAGCAGCTTTCGATCAAGGTGCATTCGTGACGTATCTTGGCCCAAGCGGTTCGCAAATCGGCCATAAAGAATCCATGAAAGATACCGCCCGAGTGTTAGGCCGTATGTATGATGGCATCGAATACCGTGGTTTTGGTCAGGAAATCGTAGAAGAGTTAGGTCAATATGCAGGCGTTCCTGTTTGGAACGGTTTGACTGATGAATTCCACCCAACTCAGATCTTGGCTGACTTTATGACCATGATGGAGCATTTACCAGGCACTCCGTTAAACAAGATCAAGTTTGCCTATATGGGAGATGCACGCTTCAACATGGGGAATTCACTGATGGTAGGTGCCGCAAAAATGGGCATGGAGATCCACTTAGTAGCGCCTAAGGCATACTGGCCAGATGAGAAGTTAGTCAGGGAATGTCTTGATATAGCAGAAACAACCGGTGCCAAGATTGTGCTAACCGAAAATGTTGAAACCGGTGTTGCAGGTATGGACTTTATCTACACCGACGTTTGGGTCTCTATGGGTGAGGCAAAAGAAGCATGGGCTGAGCGTATTCGCGTAATGACACCTTATCAGGTGAATATGGACGTGATTAAGCAGACAGGTAATCCTCAAGTTAAGTTTATGCACTGCTTACCCGCATTCCATGATGAGCATACCACTATGGGTAAAGAGATCGAACAAACCTATAACATGAAAGGCTTAGAAGTCACCGATGACGTGTTTGAATCCCATCATTCAATCGTATTTGATGAAGCTGAAAATCGCATGCACACCATTAAAGCTGTGATGGTGGCCACATTAGGGGCTTAA
- a CDS encoding helix-turn-helix transcriptional regulator gives MPTKIVSNTPKFVVFDLQKLSATQHMIFGADYVLIRPKTTGCTLHLTNAHYRLNIGQIVLLAPFNPFRLSLDTKSSYRNKTLDCDVLHFRLNGMGLTFIDSQQFAKVKSMLENARYGLLYEGEQITEIGKVFNLIDNSFDFSQILNILGILDKLSKHEPMKCLLKDHIEINHVKKIEDKLNTCISYIQEHLTEPLTVAMVASHIYMGVSTFSRFFNANMSITFWQYVIEQRVRRSARLLVKTDNSISYICAEVGFTSISSYNTKFKELMKLTPKQYRINHMDMRSGIETSCIVETQINKHVALIPTRSDIST, from the coding sequence ATGCCTACAAAGATCGTTTCTAATACTCCCAAGTTCGTTGTATTTGATTTGCAAAAATTATCCGCAACACAGCATATGATTTTTGGTGCTGATTATGTGTTAATACGCCCCAAAACAACGGGATGTACTTTACACCTGACTAATGCTCATTACCGACTTAATATTGGACAGATTGTCCTGCTTGCCCCCTTTAACCCATTCCGACTTTCTCTAGATACCAAATCATCGTATCGTAATAAAACTTTGGATTGTGATGTACTGCACTTCAGATTAAATGGGATGGGATTGACCTTCATTGACAGTCAGCAGTTCGCTAAGGTGAAGTCTATGTTGGAGAACGCCAGATATGGATTATTATATGAAGGGGAGCAAATAACTGAAATTGGTAAAGTATTCAACCTGATAGACAACTCCTTTGACTTTTCTCAGATATTGAACATTCTCGGTATACTCGACAAATTATCCAAACACGAACCGATGAAATGCCTACTGAAAGATCATATTGAAATAAACCATGTCAAAAAGATTGAAGATAAACTTAATACATGCATTAGCTATATTCAAGAACACCTTACTGAACCACTAACGGTCGCAATGGTAGCTAGCCACATATACATGGGAGTGAGTACCTTCTCACGCTTCTTTAATGCCAATATGAGCATTACCTTTTGGCAATATGTTATTGAACAGAGAGTTAGACGATCGGCAAGGTTACTGGTTAAAACCGACAACTCCATTTCCTATATTTGTGCAGAAGTAGGGTTTACGTCGATCTCGAGTTATAACACTAAGTTTAAAGAGCTAATGAAACTTACACCAAAACAATACAGAATTAATCATATGGATATGAGAAGTGGGATAGAAACATCTTGTATAGTAGAAACACAAATTAACAAGCATGTTGCATTAATCCCGACTAGATCTGACATATCAACTTAA
- a CDS encoding DUF3149 domain-containing protein, whose protein sequence is MAFWLDLMFGNPIGLLSMIVIFSTIGIISYLMWMFYTMSADPEN, encoded by the coding sequence ATGGCATTCTGGTTAGATTTGATGTTTGGCAATCCAATAGGGTTACTTTCAATGATTGTTATCTTCAGTACGATTGGCATCATCTCGTATCTAATGTGGATGTTCTATACCATGTCTGCGGATCCCGAGAATTAA
- a CDS encoding arginine deiminase: MVNHYVGSEVGQLRSVLLHYDNLAFERLTPSNCHELLFDDVLSVDKAAEEHKQFATILEQQGVNVLYLNKLLAETLALPEARQWLLDTQLSNYRLGTSLASSVKSWLSELPNEQIAKYLTGGLAYNEIPEPFFKPLFDSYDWEHFILKPLPNHLFTRDTSCWIYNGVSLNPMAKSVRRRESNNLKAIYRWHPLFEKQNFNYYLGNENVNYDNATIEGGDVLIIGRGAVLIGLSERTSPEGIEALTRSLFKTGQATKVVVLELPKDRACMHLDTVLTQLDINVFSAYPAVINDSTRCWTLTPGVNDKLDIKEEAGYRQAIMSALSLSDIKVITTGGDIYGQEREQWNDANNMLTIRPGVVVGYECNTLTNDKYAEAGIEVLSFPGDQLGRGRGGARCMSCPLERDNI, translated from the coding sequence ATGGTTAATCATTATGTGGGTTCAGAAGTTGGTCAATTACGCAGTGTACTACTGCATTATGATAATCTGGCATTTGAACGGTTAACGCCATCAAATTGTCACGAGTTATTGTTTGACGATGTGCTTTCCGTAGATAAAGCCGCAGAAGAGCACAAGCAATTTGCAACTATATTAGAGCAGCAAGGTGTTAATGTTTTATATTTAAATAAATTATTAGCTGAAACGTTAGCATTACCAGAAGCTCGTCAATGGCTACTCGATACTCAGCTCAGTAATTATCGCTTGGGAACAAGTTTAGCGAGCAGTGTAAAATCTTGGCTTAGTGAATTACCCAATGAGCAGATAGCTAAATATCTTACTGGCGGTTTGGCTTATAATGAAATTCCGGAGCCATTTTTTAAACCTTTGTTCGATTCTTATGACTGGGAACATTTTATTCTAAAGCCGCTTCCTAACCACCTATTTACTCGTGACACATCGTGCTGGATTTATAATGGGGTCTCACTTAACCCTATGGCTAAATCTGTCCGTCGTCGTGAGTCAAATAATTTAAAAGCCATTTATCGTTGGCACCCACTGTTTGAAAAACAAAATTTCAATTACTACCTAGGTAATGAAAACGTGAACTACGATAACGCCACTATTGAAGGTGGGGATGTATTAATTATTGGGCGTGGTGCGGTTTTAATTGGGCTTTCAGAAAGAACCTCACCGGAAGGTATTGAAGCATTAACACGTTCATTATTTAAAACAGGCCAGGCAACTAAAGTCGTGGTGCTTGAATTACCCAAAGATCGTGCTTGCATGCACTTAGACACAGTATTAACTCAACTCGATATCAATGTTTTCTCGGCCTATCCTGCCGTTATTAATGATTCAACACGCTGCTGGACACTCACCCCAGGTGTTAACGATAAATTAGATATCAAAGAGGAAGCGGGATATCGGCAAGCAATAATGAGTGCATTGAGTTTAAGTGATATCAAAGTCATTACCACTGGCGGCGATATATATGGTCAGGAGCGTGAGCAGTGGAATGATGCCAATAATATGCTGACTATCCGTCCAGGTGTTGTTGTGGGCTATGAGTGTAACACTCTAACGAATGATAAATATGCAGAGGCCGGCATTGAGGTACTGAGTTTTCCAGGAGATCAACTCGGCCGAGGAAGGGGCGGTGCCCGTTGCATGAGCTGTCCACTCGAACGTGACAATATTTAA
- the arcC gene encoding carbamate kinase codes for MTKPTLVVALGGNALLRRGEPLEADVQRINIASAVKAIAALTADWNVVLVHGNGPQVGLLALQNSDYKQVKPYPLDILVAETQGMIGYMLQQELQNALPEISIVTMLTQVEVNSKDPAFLMPTKYIGPVYDKVEADVLSIEKGWEFKNDGDYIRRVVPSPKPLNIIESASIKQLISHGSLVICAGGGGIPVVRKDKKLLGVEAVIDKDLSAAFLAEQINADALLILTDADAVYINWGTDKQMALSNAQPEQLEKMEFDAGSMGPKINAACEFVNATKGKVGIGCLADGSQILKGLKGTLITEKPVAKKNNIKL; via the coding sequence ATGACAAAACCGACTCTTGTTGTTGCCCTTGGTGGCAATGCCCTGTTACGTAGAGGCGAACCTCTAGAAGCTGATGTTCAACGCATAAACATAGCATCTGCCGTTAAAGCTATTGCAGCACTCACGGCAGATTGGAATGTAGTGCTGGTTCATGGTAATGGACCACAAGTTGGTCTACTGGCTTTACAAAATTCTGATTACAAACAAGTGAAGCCTTACCCACTGGATATTCTGGTTGCAGAAACCCAGGGGATGATCGGTTATATGTTACAGCAAGAGTTACAAAATGCGCTTCCAGAAATATCCATTGTAACAATGCTAACCCAAGTTGAAGTAAACAGTAAGGATCCGGCCTTTTTGATGCCAACTAAATACATCGGCCCAGTCTACGACAAAGTGGAAGCCGACGTATTATCAATTGAAAAAGGCTGGGAGTTTAAAAATGATGGTGATTATATCCGTCGGGTTGTGCCATCTCCAAAGCCGCTAAATATTATTGAGTCCGCAAGTATTAAGCAATTAATCAGCCATGGTAGTTTAGTTATTTGTGCTGGGGGCGGTGGAATACCTGTAGTCCGCAAAGATAAAAAACTGCTAGGTGTTGAAGCTGTGATTGATAAGGATCTCTCTGCAGCATTTTTAGCGGAACAGATAAACGCCGACGCCCTATTAATTTTAACTGATGCTGACGCAGTTTATATTAATTGGGGAACGGATAAGCAAATGGCATTGAGTAATGCCCAACCGGAACAGCTGGAAAAAATGGAATTCGACGCGGGCTCTATGGGACCAAAAATTAATGCCGCATGTGAATTTGTTAATGCCACAAAAGGTAAAGTGGGGATCGGTTGCCTTGCCGATGGTTCGCAGATTTTAAAAGGTCTTAAAGGCACATTAATTACCGAAAAACCTGTTGCTAAAAAAAATAACATCAAGCTTTAA
- the pyrI gene encoding aspartate carbamoyltransferase regulatory subunit: protein MKKHLKVEAIEQGTVIDHISSGQGIKILKFFELSKGLQRVTIGLNLPTYSGGNKDLIKIENTVFDQKEANQLSLFAPQATINVIENFEVVKKFKLALPEQISGVLTCPNSNCICHNEPVDSRFSIRQEPVAVKLKCHYCEKSFTATSFQELR, encoded by the coding sequence ATGAAAAAACATCTCAAGGTAGAAGCTATTGAACAAGGTACTGTAATCGATCATATTTCATCCGGCCAAGGTATCAAAATATTGAAATTTTTTGAACTCAGTAAAGGGCTACAACGCGTTACAATAGGCTTGAATTTACCGACTTATAGTGGTGGAAACAAAGATTTGATCAAGATAGAAAATACAGTATTTGATCAAAAGGAGGCTAATCAGCTATCTCTATTCGCGCCACAGGCCACCATTAACGTGATCGAAAACTTCGAAGTTGTTAAAAAGTTTAAGCTGGCATTACCTGAACAAATATCAGGTGTATTAACCTGCCCTAATAGTAACTGTATTTGCCATAACGAACCTGTTGATAGTCGCTTTAGCATCAGGCAAGAGCCCGTTGCAGTGAAGCTAAAATGTCACTACTGTGAAAAATCATTTACAGCTACATCCTTTCAAGAGCTGCGCTAA
- a CDS encoding MFS transporter produces MISHISSLTIEPNVSNDTEQTTLKRASTACFIGNFVEWFDYASYGFLATIIAVSFFPNYDTTSALMATFAIFAISFIVRPLGGIFWGHIGDKIGRKTALSMSIIIMSCATFCIALLPDYNSIGIMAPLLLLVARMFQGFSASGEYAGAATFLTEIAPKEEKGFYASIVPASAAAGLLFGSIFISILYAFLSSAQLHEWGWRIPFLLAAPFGLIGLYIRVKIEDSPQFVKFKEENKEKQSPIPLQVILAHHKKPLLLGFLVTSLNALGFYLLLSYMPTYMTVHLEVKDTTAFAISSIVLAFYILFVFSIGKLSDKFGRRKLLMLASLCFICLSIPIFIILESANIFQMTLVLILFSAFLALNDGCLSCYLCELFPTNVRYTGFALSFNSANALFGGTAPFIATTLIAVTGLSYAPGFYLMLIALMTFIAIFKSYKQ; encoded by the coding sequence ATGATATCTCATATTAGTTCACTGACTATTGAGCCTAATGTATCAAATGATACTGAACAGACAACTTTAAAGCGAGCTTCAACAGCTTGCTTTATTGGTAATTTCGTCGAATGGTTTGATTATGCATCATACGGCTTTTTAGCAACCATTATTGCTGTATCATTTTTTCCTAATTACGATACAACTAGCGCCCTAATGGCTACTTTTGCTATTTTTGCTATTTCATTTATTGTTCGCCCCCTTGGAGGGATATTTTGGGGGCATATTGGTGACAAGATTGGTAGAAAAACAGCACTTTCAATGTCGATTATCATTATGTCTTGCGCCACATTTTGTATTGCCTTACTACCTGACTATAACAGTATAGGTATAATGGCACCTCTCTTGCTGTTAGTTGCCAGAATGTTTCAAGGATTTTCAGCTTCAGGCGAATATGCTGGTGCAGCAACATTTCTAACCGAAATCGCTCCTAAGGAAGAAAAAGGTTTCTATGCTAGCATAGTCCCAGCCAGCGCTGCAGCAGGACTGTTATTTGGTTCGATATTTATATCTATCCTATATGCATTTCTATCATCAGCACAATTGCATGAATGGGGATGGCGCATCCCATTTTTATTAGCTGCGCCATTTGGATTAATTGGTTTATACATTAGAGTTAAGATTGAAGATTCACCACAATTTGTAAAATTTAAAGAAGAAAATAAAGAAAAACAATCACCAATTCCATTACAAGTAATATTAGCACATCATAAGAAGCCATTACTATTAGGTTTTCTTGTGACTAGTTTGAATGCATTGGGATTTTATTTATTACTTAGTTATATGCCAACGTATATGACAGTACATTTAGAGGTAAAAGATACTACGGCTTTCGCAATATCATCGATAGTATTAGCTTTCTACATTTTATTTGTTTTTAGCATTGGTAAGTTGTCCGATAAATTTGGCAGGCGAAAATTACTTATGTTAGCTTCGCTTTGTTTCATATGTTTGTCTATCCCAATATTTATCATATTAGAATCTGCAAATATTTTTCAAATGACATTAGTATTAATTTTATTTAGCGCCTTTCTAGCATTAAATGATGGCTGTTTATCTTGCTATTTATGTGAGCTGTTCCCAACTAACGTCAGATACACTGGATTTGCTCTATCATTTAATAGTGCTAATGCCCTATTTGGAGGTACTGCACCATTTATCGCTACAACTTTAATTGCAGTAACAGGATTAAGTTACGCCCCTGGATTTTACTTAATGTTAATTGCATTGATGACATTTATTGCAATATTCAAATCGTATAAACAATGA
- a CDS encoding serine/threonine protein kinase → MSVSNDLYPNASAPLERKESGVPHVRKGLKVESYNDFDPLKHVIVGIADNQYIPEACPASNEKIPADSPMRGGKAGRRTQESIDQANECLNGFAKLLEGRGIIVDRPGAVDWNARVTTPDFSISSGFGVMPPRDCLLTMGKSILMAPMSFRSRYFEYLAFTDLLREYFESDQECLIEQAPRPRLSDDSFRMDYVAAYEFLSDEETMARSCRKEYSTRETDILFDAADVMRLGKDIFVQHGLTTNLAGIRWIKRKYEPQGYRVHTLSFKDNHPIHIDATFCPLRPGLMLLNPHRPLFDGQREIFEKNDWQIVEAAQPAWDTPPPLCYSSTWLSMNTLILDHKTVCVEATETAQMEQFDKLGFNVLPVNLRDAYAFGGGLHCATADVLREGTCEDYFANQFKGAHNIEHWEY, encoded by the coding sequence ATGAGTGTTTCTAATGATCTATACCCGAATGCTTCAGCACCACTAGAGCGTAAAGAATCTGGTGTTCCTCACGTCCGCAAAGGACTTAAAGTTGAATCATATAATGACTTTGACCCACTAAAGCACGTGATTGTTGGTATCGCAGACAATCAGTATATTCCTGAAGCATGCCCTGCAAGTAACGAAAAAATTCCTGCTGACTCACCAATGCGCGGTGGTAAAGCCGGTCGTCGCACTCAAGAGAGTATTGATCAAGCAAACGAATGCTTAAATGGTTTCGCTAAACTGCTTGAAGGTCGCGGTATTATTGTCGACCGCCCAGGTGCTGTTGATTGGAATGCCCGTGTTACAACGCCTGACTTCTCTATCAGTTCTGGTTTCGGTGTTATGCCTCCTCGTGACTGCCTATTAACTATGGGTAAGAGTATTCTAATGGCACCAATGAGCTTCCGCAGCCGTTACTTTGAATATTTAGCGTTTACCGATTTGCTACGTGAATATTTTGAATCAGATCAAGAGTGTTTAATAGAGCAAGCACCACGTCCTCGCTTGTCTGATGATAGTTTCCGTATGGATTATGTGGCAGCTTATGAGTTCCTCTCTGATGAAGAGACAATGGCACGCTCTTGCCGTAAGGAATATTCAACCAGAGAAACAGATATTTTGTTTGATGCTGCTGATGTTATGCGTCTAGGTAAAGATATTTTCGTTCAGCATGGCTTAACCACTAACCTAGCGGGTATTCGCTGGATCAAGCGTAAGTATGAGCCACAGGGATATCGCGTTCATACTTTAAGCTTTAAAGATAACCACCCTATACACATTGACGCAACATTCTGTCCATTACGTCCAGGCTTGATGTTGTTGAACCCACATCGTCCTCTGTTCGACGGTCAGCGTGAGATCTTTGAAAAGAATGATTGGCAAATCGTAGAAGCAGCTCAGCCTGCTTGGGATACGCCACCACCACTATGTTACTCAAGCACTTGGTTATCTATGAATACTCTGATCCTTGACCATAAGACAGTGTGTGTTGAAGCGACTGAAACCGCTCAGATGGAACAGTTCGATAAGCTTGGTTTCAACGTTCTTCCTGTTAACTTACGTGATGCTTACGCCTTCGGTGGCGGTTTACACTGTGCTACCGCTGACGTACTTCGTGAAGGTACGTGTGAAGACTACTTTGCAAACCAATTCAAAGGGGCTCATAACATCGAACATTGGGAATATTAA